From the genome of Glycine soja cultivar W05 chromosome 14, ASM419377v2, whole genome shotgun sequence:
TAGCAACTTCAAATGTCAATGAATGAACCATTCATGTTTCCAGGTTGTCTTAGCCTCTTAGgttgatttatattttctacAATAGGATTTTTATCTATTCATATAGAGcttgtttaatttgaattgtgAGTATCAACCTTCGTTTCAggaaatattttctttcttgtttctaCGTTGAAGTTGTCTTATAGTTCGTGCTGCAATAAAATCGCCAAAGATCCAAACATGCATATAGTCTACATTTTTTAGATGCATATCATTTCGACTTTTGTGTGATTTTGATATTTTGGCATAGTTTTTATATTAGACTACGTACACGCGGTCACCTAACGTCCTTCTAAACATATACTcagtaaattaaaattgttggaAGAAGATCAAATTGTCAAAGATTTCAAGttctcaaaataaaatacataagtGAGGACCAATCTTATATTTTGATCAACTAATTTTTAAGGTTAAGTtagatttaaattcaaattgtaaaatgatattaaaatctattataataattattgttgGTGATATGTGTTATGAGGCCTTTATTGGACCAGCAGTAGATGTTTAGTTCTATAATTTCTTCTcaagatatttttaatctttagtgTGAGGGAATGTATTAGAGATATCAAATAGTAATAGGAtcaaaatagaatatataaatgaagtataatttttactttttgagttattatctttttatcatatcttttgatattttggctttttatttgtttttttaaaacaattgatggtttaggatttcaaaatctaattaatgtatttttcttaaatatactcTTATTTAATATCCTTACTAGGATATAAGTATCAAAGACTAATATACTACATAAGATCATTTTAGTgttaatataacaatttttagttttattaaataatttttaattcatgggtaataattttaaatattaaaagaaatgggAAGGAGATAGTAATGTTTTGAGTTAATTAAGCCTAAACCAAAGACAAATTACTTacagtatattttattttataaatcaatCTTCATCTAATGATTTCAATTCACTGGCTGCGTAAATACGTGATCATGATATCCCTTGCCATAAGAAATCCTACTCCGATTGAAATGATCACATGACATATATACATTGCACCATTGAAAAGAGACAAGCCAAGGTAATAAAGTGAATGGACAGTGAGACAGAAGGCACCAATGGGCCAATGGGAACGGGATGCTTCTTGAATCATCATGATCAATAATCTAAACTTTTTATGTGGTTAGAAACatgaaatttgtttttatcgTGCAACTTTCTGGTGGCCAAATGCCATGtgcttaatttttctttcaaatactattttgatattttatgttttaatattttttatatcgatacattacattttaaaagttttatttgattatttttaaattttttgttaataatatttaactcaatctctattttaaattttaaaataattaacttaaaatagTAAAGAATAAAATCTCACCCAAACTATGATGTTacatatggattttttttttgtaagccAAACGTTAGCTTTCCTATCAATTCCACCTTCACTGCCTAATGAACATTAATTGGAATAGTTTTGATTGTTATACCGAGCATAATGAaagttatcatattttaaagactaacttgtccaacaagtttttataacaatttttatagttagtaaacaaaaagaaagaagacaaaAGTATGTGATGAAATGGACGATGTAAATTAAGAGAAAGGATTAATAATCATACATCGTCAGAGTAAACAAATTTACAACATTTACTGAccaaaaattatctttaatttaaataactttcaagatatttcaataaaaatcagCAAACTGAttctttatataatattttttaattatatgataatataaaatatctataaacaacatatattatttattcataagagaaatagaaagaaaaaatgaactgtaaaaagtgttataaaatttttattatatatatatatatatatatatatatatatatatatataatatgctgAATATTAAAAGCTACGCAAAGAATATTACAGCTAGCCTTTGAATACACGAATCACCACAAAGCTACACACTCAGGTCATTGCCTACTTCAACAAAACACAGAATACGTCTAATGGCTCCCAATTCAGATGAAACAATTGATTCAAAAGACCAACTTACtcagaaagaaaatgcataagATCCATCTCCTAACCTCAATCAGGAGTCAGTGTGACAGGTTCAAAGTAACTATTCTATCACTAGCTAGCTACTAAAGGAATAGGTTGTCAAAATGACCAAAATAGACATTCTATTTTATAGACATGTGGCTTGAGCAAGgggtaaaattgaaatttggataaaaaatattttaattgcatgaacGCACACATATCAATAATATGTATATGATTACAACCAACAGAATTCAAGGAACAAtataatttgacaaaagtaaCCAATCAGCTacttcatatattattttttatttattaatcaattcataaaaaaatcttctGTGTAACttatgaaataattattataaaaattaataaatttataatatataataattttgtaattataattttttataaaaaaatttgtgcaTAAGCACGGactcaaatataattataaatggaCTATAAAGGGACTGTAacgtaattataaaattaattctttttttggaTATACAGgcttgataaattatttatttagaataatttttttataaaaaggaaaaatgttatcataatataaaattaaaaatcacatataaatatataaaagaatatagTTTGTTGATACTTTTAATATCACAGatcaaattttatatgaaagttaattcaaaaatttgatttctctaaaaaattttgtatcattaatcaatcataaaaaaatttcggtataacttataaaataattattataaaaattaataaatttatcatatatgataattttgtgattaaataataatataatttgcatatatattattcatttattaaattatagttaGAGAGGgtaaaatgatcaaagtttataaatcatttttattcattttaaaaaagtatataaatatataaaagagtaTAATTTGTTGGGACCTTCTAATACCACGAGATGACCTTCTTATCCAAATCCAAAGACAAAATATAATAGTAAATATAGTAGTTTTAGTagtataagaaaatttatatgAAAGTTAATTCAAAAGTTTCATTGATATAAAAGTTTTTGTATCATTAATcaatcacaaatttttttttagtataacttataaaataattattataaaaatcaataaatttatcatatataataattttgtgattaaataacaaCATAATTTATGCACataatattcatttattaaattatagttgAAGAGGTTTATAAgtcatttttattcattttttaaataaataaattattggtcAAATTATATGACTCTAGTTATCCTATATTGTTGACACGTCATTTAAATAGAGACAAAAtggaaattttgtaaataatgggaaagaaaaagagaaagaggatTAAATACATGAGACAAGACGTACTGCATATGCATACCAGCCACGTGCTATGTGAAGGAAACTATAAATGAAGAtgtccatttttttaaataatggaaaggatccaactCCTTCTATTCATCAAAaagtagtttaaaaaaaatcaaatgagtttttaaactttcttacaatttgtatactttttggcataatttactttttagtataagtataattttaatactaaaaataaataaaaataacagagTGATCCATGCATATGCACGGGTGACCGACTAGTTTACCATTaaagctaaaaaaaactaatgagataaacttcattttttcttcatcaATTATTATAATCAAATGAGGGATATAATATATAACCTAATGGTTCTTAATGACTACGGTACAAGTGTCCTGATTAACTTtaggaaatataaaataaaccttAATATAGgaaagataatgtttttttattgacaaataataatttgttagttttattagaaatattaattggaGGATTCAAACCCATAATCtaatatttaaacttatatCTCCCTTCACCCTTCACCCTTCACCCTTCACTCTTCCTTCTCCTTTCATTCTTTCTCAACCTTTTTgtcaaccttatatctcctaaAATAGATAATATCAAGTGGTCTTTCATGATGTATCTGGTCCACTATGTTTAAAGGCTTATCACAGTGATAAACATGAAAAAGCTCAGTAATAGCAATGATGAACCAGAGGCAAAATAGCTTGTAACAACATGGAGCCATTAAAAACTAATTGAgagacataaataaaataattagagGGAAAGACAGAGGAATTGAAAAAGGGCATGGATAAAACAGTCTAAGATCGATCTCCATATCATGAAGCTATTTTCCTTTTGCAAAACTAATTCGTTTATAAGCAGAGAGGCTTGTAACTTGTGAGAGTACAGTACAGATAGAgcctcaaaatttaacatgactACACTCTAatacacaaatatttatttaattcattagagtcatctaaaaaaattgtgaaaaacaaaaatatagagAAGATCATTCAATAAAGTAACATGAATTCATAAAATCAAGTCTAGTTAAACTGATCATAACTCATAATTCTACTAatcatgaacagtaaaaactcaATTAAATATGTAAACAGGAAATTAATACAAAGGGGTAATTAGCCACTAAATTAATCACCACCAGCCATAAACCACTTGCCAGTACCTATCCTTAAGCCACCTAAAGCTCTTCCTAAAGGAGCCTTTGACTTTTCCTTCCACAGAATACATTTTGTAGCTGGCAACCCTCTTCTTCCTTTGAATCTCAGGATCAGTAGCAAAGCTCCAAGACTTGGAAATAGAAGTAGCCCTTGATGACATgctttttcctttcttcatcatcttcaagtCCTTGTTGTTGTAATTATTGGGACCCATTTGAGCTTGTGCATAGGAGACGCTATAGGACCTGAGATCACAAGGCCTTGGTGGTGGTGTTGCTCCTCCATAGTACCTCTCCATCTTCATCATTTGCCCATTGCCATGAGACCTTGATCTGTTGTAGTTGAAGTCTTCCATGGAAATTAGACAGAGAGAAGAATAGTgggttctctctctcttcaaggTCAAGCGTTTCTATTATCACGGTGAGGTTGGACGTTGGCTGGCATTGTTTcactttgaatttttatttgtattctttttttatgttaGGCAAAACAAGCTTTTCGGCTACTTAGAAGTGTGtagttgaaagataaaaaataataaaaataatttattaaattataaatgttaaataaaataattgtagttgaaaagtataaaatcatataaaaataataaaatattaatttatttaaaaagtataatcaagaaatttgataaatacattattcataaaaagaaaaaaaatattaaaaaactcaaaattaacatttttaaaaactctaacttaagtaatgtttaaaaaattctaaaattattaaaaatatttatttacttaacagttaaataaattttttaactaatataaaaaattaaaaatcagttGAAATGCTACCTAATAACTATTgatttcatttataaatatctctgtataaagaaattttaatttaacactctcattaaataaaaaatttaaatatataataaatttgttaatttttaaaatataaattttaaaagtcatattattataatttcttatCAATCGAAAATATGACCGTCTAGTTTGGTTTAATGGTTTACTCTTTGAGCACCATCATTGAATTTTGGATTCGATACAAGACACCCACA
Proteins encoded in this window:
- the LOC114384545 gene encoding uncharacterized protein LOC114384545 produces the protein MEDFNYNRSRSHGNGQMMKMERYYGGATPPPRPCDLRSYSVSYAQAQMGPNNYNNKDLKMMKKGKSMSSRATSISKSWSFATDPEIQRKKRVASYKMYSVEGKVKGSFRKSFRWLKDRYWQVVYGWW